One genomic window of Actinomycetota bacterium includes the following:
- a CDS encoding SDR family oxidoreductase, translated as MGWRVVSPAVPLEPASALLTDRVAVVTGAAVGIGRAVASALAAYGADVAACDRDADNLATLSRDIESRGRRCVTGVIDVREPDQVAAFLETVAGALERVDVLVNNAGGGFRADFADVSPKGQTSLVRENFDSVTHFIRGVLPLIPAEGGSIVNITSIEAHRAAPGFAVYSAQKAAVTSLSKSLALELGARRIRVNCVAPDVIPTPGVGELPAPPTSPLPVRGDVDDVAAAVAFLAGDLARFITGTTVHVDGGNVAAGGWHRGGDGTFHT; from the coding sequence ATGGGCTGGAGGGTAGTGTCACCCGCCGTGCCGCTGGAGCCCGCCTCCGCGCTGTTGACCGACCGCGTGGCCGTGGTGACGGGCGCAGCGGTGGGCATCGGGCGGGCGGTGGCGTCGGCGCTGGCTGCGTACGGCGCCGATGTCGCGGCGTGCGATCGCGACGCGGACAACCTCGCGACACTGAGCCGCGACATCGAGTCCCGCGGACGCCGGTGCGTGACCGGCGTGATAGACGTCCGCGAGCCCGATCAGGTCGCGGCGTTCCTCGAGACGGTCGCAGGCGCGCTGGAACGGGTCGACGTCCTGGTGAACAACGCGGGAGGCGGGTTCCGCGCCGACTTCGCCGACGTCAGCCCGAAGGGCCAGACCTCGCTCGTGCGCGAGAACTTCGACAGCGTCACCCACTTCATCCGTGGGGTGCTCCCGCTGATACCTGCCGAGGGTGGGTCGATCGTGAACATCACGTCGATCGAGGCCCATCGCGCCGCACCCGGCTTCGCCGTCTACTCCGCCCAGAAGGCGGCGGTCACCAGCCTGAGCAAGAGCCTCGCGCTCGAGCTGGGAGCGCGGCGGATCCGGGTCAACTGCGTGGCGCCCGACGTCATCCCGACACCCGGCGTCGGCGAGCTCCCGGCCCCGCCCACGTCGCCTTTGCCGGTGCGGGGCGACGTCGACGACGTCGCCGCCGCGGTCGCGTTCCTCGCCGGCGACCTGGCCCGCTTCATCACCGGCACGACCGTCCACGTCGACGGGGGCAACGTGGCCGCCGGGGGCTGGCACCGAGGCGGCGACGGGACGTTTCACACATGA
- a CDS encoding SDR family NAD(P)-dependent oxidoreductase yields MKVEGSNVLVTGASSGIGAALARELAGRGATVGIVARREDRLRAVLDSVMTTSPRSRMWVADLGELEHAERVALEAWDAFGHLDVLVNNAAIPKRRHVTALTNDELEQTMRVNFLSPARMTLAVLPRMLERDAGVIVNVSSVAGRLGNLNESAYSASKFALCGWSEALATDLFDTGVEVRLVNPGPIDTEIWDLPDNDDPIYDGPKVPPEEVAVGIVAAIEGDAFEHYVPDMKAIIEAKTADPDSFIAGMAAMARSATR; encoded by the coding sequence ATGAAGGTCGAAGGGAGCAACGTCCTCGTCACCGGCGCCTCGTCGGGCATCGGCGCCGCGCTGGCTCGCGAGCTCGCCGGGCGGGGCGCCACCGTCGGCATCGTCGCCCGGCGCGAGGATCGTCTCCGCGCGGTCCTCGACAGTGTGATGACGACCTCGCCGCGCTCGCGCATGTGGGTCGCCGACCTGGGCGAGCTCGAGCATGCCGAACGCGTGGCGCTCGAGGCGTGGGACGCCTTCGGCCATCTCGACGTGCTCGTGAACAACGCCGCCATCCCGAAGCGTCGCCATGTCACCGCGCTGACCAACGACGAGCTCGAGCAGACCATGCGCGTCAACTTCCTCTCTCCCGCGCGAATGACGCTCGCGGTGCTCCCCCGCATGCTCGAACGCGACGCGGGCGTCATCGTCAACGTGTCGAGCGTGGCCGGCCGCCTCGGCAACCTGAACGAGTCGGCGTACTCCGCCAGCAAGTTCGCCCTGTGCGGGTGGAGCGAGGCGCTGGCCACCGATTTGTTCGACACGGGCGTGGAGGTCCGCCTCGTGAACCCCGGCCCCATCGACACGGAGATCTGGGACCTTCCCGACAACGACGACCCCATCTACGACGGCCCCAAGGTGCCCCCGGAGGAGGTGGCGGTCGGCATCGTGGCCGCCATCGAGGGCGACGCCTTCGAGCACTACGTGCCCGACATGAAGGCCATCATCGAGGCCAAGACCGCCGACCCCGACTCGTTCATCGCGGGCATGGCCGCGATGGCCCGCTCCGCGACTAGATGA
- a CDS encoding dimethylmenaquinone methyltransferase, protein MSPRVRAAWPGARLAAPAFTVQCPPGDNLAIHVGVVTAPAGSALVVQVDGIPERGYWGEVLTTAAEARGLAGIVIDAGVRDVDALRRHGFPVFSSCIALRGAVKETGGEVGGPVRVGDVAVRAGDWVVGDADGVVVIASGALDDVLAAGRTRAEKEEGMFARLRDGATTIQLLGLDAARVKGR, encoded by the coding sequence ATGAGCCCACGCGTGCGCGCCGCCTGGCCGGGCGCCCGGCTCGCGGCGCCGGCCTTCACCGTGCAGTGCCCACCCGGTGACAACCTCGCCATCCACGTCGGCGTCGTGACCGCACCTGCCGGCAGCGCGCTGGTGGTGCAGGTGGACGGGATCCCCGAACGGGGCTACTGGGGAGAGGTGTTGACCACGGCGGCCGAGGCCCGTGGCCTCGCCGGCATCGTCATCGACGCCGGTGTGCGCGACGTCGACGCGCTGCGCCGCCACGGCTTCCCGGTCTTCAGCAGCTGCATCGCGCTGCGCGGCGCCGTCAAGGAGACCGGTGGCGAGGTCGGTGGTCCCGTGCGCGTGGGCGACGTCGCCGTGCGCGCGGGCGACTGGGTGGTCGGCGACGCCGACGGCGTCGTGGTCATCGCGTCGGGCGCCCTCGACGACGTGCTCGCCGCGGGCCGCACGCGGGCCGAGAAGGAGGAGGGCATGTTCGCCCGGCTGCGCGACGGCGCGACGACCATCCAGCTGCTCGGGCTCGACGCGGCGCGGGTGAAGGGTCGCTAG
- a CDS encoding DUF2889 domain-containing protein codes for MEGERIACSVDMTYPSGSYRRRIRMTATPAAPQTHAGPQTHAAPQTSTVTAELEDDFHHFRVTIAHDGRRVTGVRGEGVRYPWSTCPFAAAQLEPLFGMSLSTRSTAVGDLVSARDNCTHMFDLAGLAVAHAARDGDRRQYDITVSDPVGHRRRATLDRDGERLLAWLVDDHTILEPPPFRGQALRGGFLAWAEATLEPDAAEAAIVLRRACHIAHGRIQDLDVYDDAAPLLPIMSGACFTFQPERAPVALRMKGTIRDFSDDPEQLLAPQP; via the coding sequence ATGGAGGGGGAGCGTATAGCGTGCTCCGTCGACATGACGTACCCGTCAGGCAGCTACCGCCGCCGCATCCGCATGACCGCGACGCCGGCCGCGCCGCAGACACACGCCGGGCCGCAGACACACGCCGCGCCGCAAACAAGTACGGTCACGGCCGAGCTGGAGGACGACTTCCACCACTTCCGGGTGACCATCGCGCACGACGGGAGGCGCGTCACCGGCGTGCGCGGGGAAGGTGTGCGCTACCCCTGGTCGACGTGCCCGTTCGCGGCCGCGCAGCTCGAGCCGCTGTTCGGGATGTCGTTGTCGACCCGGTCGACCGCGGTGGGCGACTTGGTCTCCGCACGCGACAACTGCACGCATATGTTCGATCTCGCCGGGCTCGCGGTGGCCCATGCCGCGCGCGACGGCGACCGGCGTCAGTACGACATCACCGTGTCCGATCCTGTCGGCCACCGCCGGCGCGCGACGCTCGACCGCGACGGGGAGCGGCTGCTGGCGTGGCTCGTCGACGACCACACGATCCTGGAGCCCCCGCCCTTCCGGGGCCAGGCCCTGCGCGGCGGGTTCCTCGCGTGGGCCGAGGCGACGCTCGAGCCCGACGCGGCCGAGGCGGCCATCGTGCTACGGCGTGCCTGCCACATCGCCCACGGCCGGATCCAGGACCTCGACGTGTACGACGATGCCGCGCCGCTCCTCCCGATCATGTCGGGCGCCTGCTTCACGTTCCAGCCCGAGCGCGCACCCGTCGCCCTGCGCATGAAGGGCACGATCCGCGACTTCAGCGACGACCCCGAGCAGTTGCTCGCACCTCAGCCGTAG
- a CDS encoding LLM class F420-dependent oxidoreductase, producing MRLGIVTPVVTLLPRAHGPWERDADLEAIVAVAEDADRLGYHHLTCSEHVAVPRAVAEVRGSRYWDPLATFGYLAARTSRIRLATHVLVLGYHHPLEIAKRYGTLDRVCGGRLILGVGVGSLREEFDLLGARFDDRGARADDALRALRASLSQTDPVYRGDHYRYDEIVVDPCSPQERVPIWIGGRTARSLRRAVELADGWTPFGLGPDDLRRMLARARESSVWERRVAPLDLVFTPERALDPVGDPERTRLLAGELVDMGATVLNLRFVSHSLTHYREQLDAMRGLGSPL from the coding sequence GTGCGACTCGGGATCGTCACGCCCGTCGTGACCCTGCTCCCCCGCGCCCACGGGCCCTGGGAGCGCGATGCCGACCTCGAAGCGATCGTCGCCGTCGCCGAAGACGCAGATCGCCTCGGCTACCACCATCTCACCTGCAGCGAGCACGTCGCCGTACCGCGCGCGGTCGCCGAGGTGCGTGGCTCGCGGTACTGGGACCCGTTGGCGACGTTCGGCTACCTCGCGGCGCGCACATCGCGCATCCGGCTCGCGACCCACGTGCTCGTGCTCGGCTACCACCACCCGCTCGAGATCGCCAAGCGCTACGGAACCCTCGACCGCGTGTGCGGGGGGCGTCTGATCCTCGGCGTGGGTGTGGGCTCGCTCCGCGAAGAGTTCGACCTCCTCGGCGCGCGGTTCGACGACCGCGGTGCACGCGCCGACGACGCACTGCGGGCGCTGCGCGCCTCGCTGTCGCAGACCGACCCCGTGTACCGGGGCGACCACTACCGCTACGACGAGATCGTCGTCGACCCGTGCAGCCCGCAGGAGCGCGTGCCGATCTGGATCGGTGGGCGCACCGCGCGTTCGCTCCGGCGGGCCGTCGAGCTCGCCGACGGCTGGACGCCGTTCGGCCTCGGGCCCGACGACCTGCGCCGGATGCTCGCGCGCGCCCGCGAGTCCTCCGTCTGGGAACGGCGCGTCGCGCCGCTGGATCTGGTGTTCACCCCCGAACGGGCCCTCGACCCCGTCGGCGACCCCGAACGAACCCGACTGCTCGCCGGCGAGCTCGTCGACATGGGCGCCACCGTGCTCAACCTGCGCTTCGTGAGCCATTCGCTCACCCACTACCGCGAGCAGTTGGACGCGATGCGCGGTTTAGGCTCGCCGTTGTGA
- a CDS encoding TIGR03619 family F420-dependent LLM class oxidoreductase, producing MRFGVALGRLNPAFFVEVTDAAERLGFESVWLPEHLVFPVEMTRSPYPGAEHPPVPPSTPVFDVFAYLAHLAARTRRIRLATHVYNLALRHPFVAARAVQTLDIVSGGRAEIGIGAGWLESEWHAAGLDFATRGARLDEALEVCKRLWTDEVVEHHGAHFDFPAVMFEPKPVQKPWPPVHVGGESGAALRRAARAGDGWVGMAHTLDSIVAPVARLRELRGASGRSEARFEVSVGGPVTSRDDVVRWEGAGVDRLIVSPWARSREAVEGLERFAELVYG from the coding sequence ATGAGGTTCGGTGTCGCGCTCGGGCGGCTCAACCCCGCCTTCTTCGTCGAGGTGACCGACGCGGCCGAGCGCCTGGGGTTCGAGTCCGTGTGGCTGCCCGAGCACCTCGTGTTCCCGGTGGAGATGACCAGGTCGCCATACCCGGGGGCGGAGCATCCACCGGTGCCACCGAGCACGCCGGTGTTCGACGTCTTCGCCTACCTCGCCCACCTGGCGGCGCGCACGCGGCGCATCCGGCTCGCGACCCACGTCTACAACCTGGCGCTGCGCCATCCGTTCGTTGCCGCACGCGCCGTGCAGACGCTCGACATCGTCTCGGGTGGACGGGCCGAGATCGGCATCGGCGCGGGCTGGTTGGAGAGCGAGTGGCACGCCGCGGGCCTCGACTTCGCCACGCGCGGGGCGAGGCTCGACGAGGCGCTCGAGGTCTGCAAGCGGCTTTGGACGGACGAGGTCGTCGAGCACCACGGCGCCCACTTCGACTTCCCCGCGGTGATGTTCGAGCCCAAGCCGGTGCAGAAGCCGTGGCCGCCCGTGCACGTCGGTGGTGAGTCGGGTGCCGCGCTGCGGCGCGCCGCCCGGGCCGGTGACGGTTGGGTGGGGATGGCCCACACGCTCGACTCGATCGTCGCGCCCGTCGCGCGCCTGCGTGAGCTGCGGGGGGCGTCCGGCCGATCCGAGGCCCGCTTCGAGGTGAGCGTTGGCGGGCCGGTCACCAGCCGCGACGACGTCGTCCGCTGGGAAGGTGCGGGTGTCGACCGGCTCATCGTCTCGCCCTGGGCGCGTTCGCGAGAGGCGGTCGAAGGTCTGGAGCGGTTCGCCGAGCTCGTCTACGGCTGA
- a CDS encoding zinc-binding dehydrogenase — protein sequence MKALVFGVTPDPYEAPADGNKLLENLAVTPVALKDIDEPHLVASDWVVTRPLLTSICGSDSKQILLDFGEGDSDNAMSGLCSFPQVMGHEVVAEVVEMGPDARDLEVGQRVVLNPWLSCGPRGISPVCPACDAGDYSLCWSFTDGQLAPGIHTGVSRDATGGYAELMPAHDTMLIPVPDAIPDEHAVFADPFAVSLHSITRHPPPAGGRVLVWGAGSLGSCAIAILRALYPDVEVAVVARFDAQAQLAEKLGAAKVVRPGEQLALIEELAAWSGGRLRPTMEGLPGLPMCHPGGVDVVYDTVGKPETFEVGVRLLKARGTLVKSGVHAPGRWEWSPLYFKEISWVGSNAFGIEEVDGRRQHGIRHYLDLVADGRVDLTGMLTHTFPLDRWRDAFVTIATQGDTGAIKVAIDQR from the coding sequence ATGAAGGCACTGGTGTTCGGCGTGACGCCCGACCCCTACGAGGCACCCGCCGACGGCAACAAGTTGCTCGAGAACCTCGCAGTGACCCCGGTCGCGCTGAAGGACATCGACGAGCCGCACCTCGTCGCGTCCGACTGGGTGGTCACGCGACCACTCCTGACGAGCATCTGCGGATCGGACTCCAAGCAGATCCTGCTCGACTTCGGCGAAGGCGACAGCGACAACGCCATGAGTGGACTCTGCTCGTTCCCCCAGGTTATGGGGCACGAGGTGGTCGCTGAGGTCGTCGAGATGGGACCCGACGCGCGCGACCTCGAGGTCGGCCAGCGCGTCGTGCTCAACCCGTGGCTGTCGTGCGGGCCGCGCGGCATCTCACCCGTGTGCCCGGCCTGCGACGCGGGCGACTACAGCCTCTGCTGGAGCTTCACCGACGGACAGCTCGCACCCGGCATCCACACCGGCGTCTCGCGCGACGCAACGGGCGGTTACGCCGAGCTGATGCCTGCGCACGACACCATGCTGATCCCCGTGCCCGACGCCATCCCCGACGAGCACGCCGTGTTCGCCGATCCCTTCGCGGTGTCCCTGCACTCGATCACCCGTCATCCGCCGCCCGCCGGCGGGAGAGTGCTCGTATGGGGGGCGGGATCGCTCGGCTCGTGCGCGATCGCCATCCTCCGCGCCCTGTACCCCGATGTCGAGGTGGCGGTGGTCGCCCGCTTCGACGCCCAGGCGCAGCTCGCGGAGAAGCTGGGTGCGGCCAAGGTCGTGCGGCCCGGCGAGCAGCTGGCGCTCATCGAGGAGCTGGCCGCCTGGTCGGGCGGGCGCCTCCGGCCGACGATGGAGGGCCTGCCCGGCCTCCCGATGTGCCACCCGGGCGGTGTCGACGTCGTCTACGACACCGTCGGCAAGCCCGAGACGTTCGAGGTCGGCGTGCGTCTGCTCAAGGCGCGCGGCACGCTCGTCAAGAGCGGTGTGCACGCGCCGGGGCGATGGGAGTGGAGCCCGCTCTACTTCAAGGAGATCTCATGGGTCGGCTCGAACGCGTTCGGGATCGAGGAGGTCGACGGCAGGCGACAGCACGGCATCCGCCACTACCTCGACCTCGTGGCCGACGGTCGGGTCGACCTCACCGGCATGCTCACGCACACGTTCCCCCTCGACCGCTGGCGCGACGCGTTCGTCACCATCGCCACTCAGGGCGACACCGGCGCCATCAAGGTCGCGATCGACCAGCGGTGA
- a CDS encoding SDR family NAD(P)-dependent oxidoreductase encodes MPTAAPVTTATRSVNSAEAGSSGTAGDTTLQPMTGLLSGRKALITGASSGIGADLARGFSAAGATVGICGRREDRLTEVLAECRAHAPDSRMWVVDLSRLDEVAAFAHRADDELGGIDVLVNNAGIPKRRHVRSLSIAEVDAVMAINFLSPVRLTLALLPRLLERGESHVVNVSSIAARLGPPREAAYSASKAALTAFSESMAIDFWGTGVHLHVVNPGVIDTELFDLPDNETSLADLEALPPSEVTGAVIDAIVSGAFEIYVPPWFADIVAGKFQDPRAFLEGSAAWTAERVATLGR; translated from the coding sequence ATGCCCACCGCTGCGCCCGTCACCACGGCCACGCGGTCGGTCAACAGCGCGGAGGCGGGCTCCAGCGGCACGGCGGGTGACACTACCCTCCAGCCCATGACAGGGCTCCTGAGCGGTCGGAAGGCATTGATCACCGGCGCGTCGTCGGGCATCGGCGCCGACCTGGCACGCGGCTTCTCGGCCGCGGGCGCGACCGTCGGCATCTGCGGACGTCGCGAAGACCGTCTGACCGAAGTGTTGGCGGAGTGCCGGGCCCACGCGCCCGACTCGCGGATGTGGGTCGTCGACCTCAGCCGGCTCGACGAGGTGGCCGCGTTCGCCCACCGGGCCGACGACGAGCTGGGCGGCATCGACGTCCTCGTCAACAACGCGGGCATCCCCAAGCGGCGCCACGTGCGCTCGCTCTCGATCGCCGAAGTCGACGCGGTCATGGCGATCAACTTCCTCTCCCCGGTCCGGCTGACGCTCGCGTTGCTGCCGCGACTGCTCGAGCGGGGTGAGAGCCACGTCGTGAACGTGTCTTCTATCGCGGCGCGCCTCGGGCCACCGCGGGAAGCCGCGTACAGCGCCTCCAAGGCCGCGCTGACGGCGTTCTCGGAGTCGATGGCGATCGACTTTTGGGGCACGGGCGTGCACCTCCACGTCGTCAACCCCGGCGTCATCGACACCGAGCTCTTCGACCTGCCCGACAACGAGACCTCACTCGCCGACCTCGAGGCGCTCCCGCCTTCCGAGGTCACCGGCGCGGTGATCGACGCGATCGTGTCGGGGGCCTTCGAGATCTACGTGCCCCCCTGGTTCGCCGACATCGTGGCCGGCAAGTTCCAAGACCCGCGGGCGTTCCTCGAGGGGTCGGCGGCGTGGACGGCCGAGCGCGTGGCGACCCTCGGCCGGTAG
- a CDS encoding serine/threonine protein kinase, with translation MTYRVVGLLGRGGMSVVELAEDADGRPVARKRIHMHGSAAQVDEAHRRLRREAELLRRLDHPGIVRLLEVEDEGTDLVLVMPFLPGGTLADRVAATGPISAPQVEYLLDALLDALAAAHRQGVVHRDIKPDNILFDASGRPALADFGVATARDMTAGLTAAGAVVGTPTFMAPEQARGEPASAASDVFALAATMLFALTGIGPYGNGDPRTVLWRAGRSRGVPVPPTVPTTLRRRLGPMLDRRPARRPSAASARGGTAGTGLMRLPRRPGSTRHVRSAVLALLTGVMAVGGAGLWLASRHATEAAQPSRPGPAPCTPLPYQPCGGVPAPFTDGRTCTALHADYDGNTANGCEAAPDTLADGSPLVRQLSANLVPADDVDTFAVRVEDRLQLFCDGRLRVTLTAPSGTSQRVDVMDAAGRLLGSATSSDGARAVASVLEPSCGGNDSATLTARVTTVRGLSAEPYRLERSGSF, from the coding sequence GTGACCTACCGGGTCGTCGGCCTGCTGGGCCGGGGCGGCATGAGCGTCGTCGAGCTGGCAGAGGACGCCGACGGCAGGCCGGTGGCGCGCAAGCGCATCCACATGCACGGCTCCGCCGCCCAGGTCGACGAGGCCCACCGACGCCTGCGGCGGGAGGCCGAGCTGCTGCGCCGGCTCGACCATCCCGGCATCGTGCGCCTGCTCGAGGTCGAGGACGAGGGCACCGACCTCGTGCTCGTCATGCCGTTCCTGCCCGGGGGCACGCTCGCCGACCGTGTCGCCGCCACCGGCCCGATCTCCGCACCTCAGGTCGAGTACCTGCTCGACGCGCTGCTCGACGCGCTCGCGGCGGCCCACCGCCAGGGCGTCGTCCATCGCGACATCAAGCCCGACAACATCCTCTTCGACGCGAGCGGACGGCCCGCGCTCGCGGACTTCGGCGTCGCGACCGCGCGCGACATGACCGCGGGGCTCACCGCCGCCGGGGCTGTCGTCGGGACCCCGACGTTCATGGCGCCCGAGCAGGCGCGTGGCGAGCCCGCGAGCGCGGCGAGCGACGTCTTCGCGCTCGCGGCCACCATGCTGTTCGCGCTCACCGGGATCGGGCCGTACGGCAACGGCGACCCGCGCACGGTGCTCTGGCGCGCCGGGCGGTCGCGGGGGGTGCCGGTGCCTCCGACCGTGCCCACGACGCTGCGGCGCCGGTTGGGGCCCATGCTCGACCGCCGGCCGGCGCGACGGCCGTCAGCGGCGTCGGCTCGCGGCGGCACCGCGGGCACCGGGCTCATGCGCCTGCCGCGACGGCCCGGGTCGACGCGCCACGTCCGCAGTGCCGTGCTCGCGCTGTTGACGGGTGTGATGGCGGTCGGTGGCGCGGGACTGTGGCTTGCGTCGCGGCACGCGACCGAAGCCGCGCAACCGTCGCGACCCGGCCCCGCCCCGTGCACGCCCCTGCCCTATCAACCGTGTGGCGGGGTGCCGGCACCCTTCACCGACGGCCGTACGTGCACCGCCCTGCACGCCGACTACGACGGCAACACCGCCAACGGCTGCGAGGCGGCACCCGACACGCTCGCCGACGGCTCCCCGCTCGTTCGCCAGCTGAGCGCCAACCTCGTCCCGGCCGACGACGTCGACACGTTCGCAGTGCGCGTCGAAGACCGGCTCCAGCTGTTCTGTGACGGCCGCCTGCGGGTGACGCTCACCGCGCCATCCGGCACTTCGCAACGCGTCGACGTCATGGACGCGGCGGGCCGGCTGCTCGGGTCGGCCACCAGCTCCGACGGCGCACGCGCGGTGGCGTCGGTGCTGGAGCCGTCCTGTGGGGGCAACGACTCCGCCACGCTCACCGCGCGGGTCACGACCGTGCGCGGCCTGAGCGCAGAGCCGTACCGGCTCGAGCGCTCGGGCTCGTTCTGA
- a CDS encoding nuclear transport factor 2 family protein produces MSTEHAIRSPSMSDEDAIRRTIAQYCHLCDDGRFDEWADLYADDATFSVMGRTYSGRADVKAFIERGQPPDKRGKHICFNSVIDIDPDGETARACTDYVFLDRNRTITSAGRYHDRFVRHPDRWRFAERRIVFLGDAS; encoded by the coding sequence ATGTCGACGGAGCACGCTATACGCTCCCCCTCCATGAGCGACGAGGACGCGATCCGCCGCACGATCGCGCAGTACTGCCACCTCTGCGACGACGGTCGCTTCGACGAGTGGGCCGACCTCTACGCCGACGACGCGACGTTCAGCGTGATGGGCCGAACCTACTCCGGCAGGGCCGACGTCAAGGCCTTCATCGAGCGGGGCCAGCCGCCCGACAAGCGCGGCAAGCACATCTGCTTCAACTCGGTGATCGACATCGACCCCGACGGCGAGACGGCGCGCGCGTGCACCGACTACGTCTTCCTCGACCGCAACCGCACCATCACCAGCGCGGGCCGCTACCACGACCGTTTCGTCCGCCACCCCGACCGGTGGCGCTTCGCCGAACGTCGCATCGTGTTCCTCGGTGACGCCTCATGA
- a CDS encoding acyl-CoA synthetase — protein MSRLHDLTLGDVLRENRRSYPGKAALVCGSDRHTYPAMDDRVNRLANALLADGVGRGDRVLWLGQNCHRVLEALLAAAKIGAVFCPMNWRQTAEELTFVVDDVDARVVIWQQEEIGEAASGARANATSRGLWLQHDAGGDGSYEAFLASGAPDDPDLEIDPADPVLMLYTAAFAGRPNGALLSHTAITTQDMVIGMLQEITGAYVYLNSGPLFHIATFMTTLATFHFGGTNVFTRRVDAEELCRIIAVERCTGAFLLPPTIDQIVAVNRDGKYDLKSLRTYPGKPEWTEMITVDTSAWARHPGGYGQTEVMGMLTLNSWGGRVEGTHGRSSPMVQLRIVDPDGNEVPTGETGEIVARGPTVMTGYWNRDAENEERQAGGWHHTNDLGRREPDGSITFVGPRTRIVKSAAENIYPAEVEGCIQKHPAVKEAAIIGVPDPKWTQSVKAVVVLNAGQTATAEEIIEHCRAHIASYKKPRSVEFVDALPRDGWMVDYDALDARFGGGGYPGGRNRSA, from the coding sequence CGGCTGCACGACCTCACCCTGGGCGACGTCCTCCGCGAGAACCGGCGGAGCTACCCGGGGAAGGCGGCGCTCGTCTGCGGCAGCGACCGGCACACGTACCCCGCGATGGACGACCGGGTGAACCGGCTCGCGAACGCGCTGCTGGCCGACGGGGTGGGCCGCGGCGACCGGGTGCTGTGGCTGGGCCAGAACTGCCATCGCGTGCTCGAAGCGCTGCTCGCGGCGGCCAAGATCGGCGCCGTCTTCTGCCCCATGAACTGGCGCCAGACCGCGGAGGAGCTCACGTTCGTCGTCGACGACGTCGATGCCCGCGTCGTCATCTGGCAGCAGGAGGAGATCGGGGAGGCCGCGAGCGGCGCCCGCGCCAACGCGACGTCGAGGGGTCTATGGCTGCAGCACGACGCCGGCGGTGACGGCAGCTACGAGGCATTTCTCGCCTCGGGTGCGCCCGACGACCCCGACCTCGAAATCGACCCGGCCGACCCGGTGCTGATGCTCTACACCGCCGCGTTCGCGGGCCGGCCCAACGGCGCTCTCCTGTCCCACACCGCGATCACGACGCAGGACATGGTGATCGGGATGCTGCAGGAGATCACCGGCGCCTACGTGTATCTGAACTCGGGCCCGCTGTTCCACATCGCCACCTTCATGACGACGCTCGCCACGTTCCACTTCGGCGGCACCAACGTGTTCACCCGAAGGGTCGACGCTGAGGAGCTCTGCCGGATTATCGCGGTCGAGCGCTGCACCGGCGCGTTCCTCCTTCCGCCCACCATCGACCAGATCGTCGCGGTCAACCGCGACGGCAAGTACGACCTGAAGAGCCTGCGCACCTACCCGGGCAAGCCCGAGTGGACCGAGATGATCACGGTCGACACCAGCGCCTGGGCGCGCCACCCCGGGGGGTACGGGCAGACCGAGGTCATGGGCATGCTGACGCTCAACTCGTGGGGAGGACGGGTGGAGGGCACCCACGGCCGGTCGTCACCCATGGTGCAGCTGCGCATCGTCGACCCCGACGGCAACGAGGTGCCCACCGGTGAGACGGGCGAGATCGTGGCGCGCGGGCCCACCGTGATGACCGGCTACTGGAACCGCGACGCGGAGAACGAGGAGCGCCAGGCGGGTGGCTGGCATCACACGAACGACCTCGGCCGGCGGGAGCCCGACGGCTCGATCACCTTCGTGGGACCGCGCACCCGCATCGTGAAGTCGGCCGCCGAGAACATCTACCCGGCTGAGGTCGAGGGCTGCATCCAGAAGCACCCGGCCGTGAAGGAGGCCGCCATCATCGGCGTGCCCGACCCCAAGTGGACCCAGAGCGTCAAGGCCGTCGTCGTCCTGAACGCGGGCCAGACCGCGACGGCCGAGGAGATCATCGAGCACTGTCGGGCGCACATCGCTTCATACAAGAAGCCCCGCTCGGTGGAGTTCGTCGACGCGCTCCCCCGCGACGGCTGGATGGTGGACTACGACGCGCTCGACGCGCGCTTCGGCGGAGGCGGCTATCCGGGCGGGCGCAACCGCAGCGCCTGA